CGTCGGGGGCCAGCCTGGGCGTTGCGCTGGTCAGCCTGGCCGGCAGCGGCTCGATGTTCCTCGGCACGCTCGCGCTGGGCGGCAGCGTCTCCACCGCCGTTGCCGCCGCGATCGGCGCAGGCCTCGTGCTGGGCGCCGTCCTCACCTTCGCCCGCCGGATCCGCTCCATCACGAGCGTGCTCATCATCGGGCTCATGGCTGGCTACCTCGCCGGGTCGGTCGTCAGCCTCCTGCTGTTCTTCTCCGACTCCGACGACTTCCGCGCCTACCTGGCGTGGAGCCTCGGGTCCTTCCGCGGGGTCACCTGGTCGGAGCTTGCCGTGCTCGTGCCCGCTGCCGTGATCGGGCTGCTGCTGGCCGCATCGACCGTCAAGGGCCTCAACGCCCTCCTGCTGGGGGAGCGGTACGCCGAGTCCGTGGGCGTCAACGTCCGCGCCGTACGTGCCGCGATCATCGTCTCCTCCTCCTTGTTGGCAGGCGTCATCACCGCCTTCGCCGGGCCCATCGCGTTCGTCGGGCTGGCGGTCCCCCATCTGGGTCGGGCGCTGCTGCGCACCTCCGACCACCGCGTGCTGATGCCGGCCGTCGTCCTGATCGGTGCCTGCGTGGCGCTCGGCACCGAGATCATCGCCGGTGTCCCCGGCCAGGACCTCGCGCTTCCGCTCAACGCCGTCACCCCGGTGCTGGGCGCCCCGGTCGTCATCGTCGTCCTGATGCGGTTGCGCCGGTCGGCGGAGGTGGTGCTGTCGTGACCGCGACGTCCTCCCCGTCTTCTGCGAGCTCCCTCGACGGAGCCGCCCTCGACGGCGCTCTGGACGGAGCTGCCCTTGCCGCTGTCGGTCTCCGGGCCGGGTACCACGACGGTCGGCAGC
The nucleotide sequence above comes from Euzebya pacifica. Encoded proteins:
- a CDS encoding FecCD family ABC transporter permease; translated protein: MSPDPVAETASTAAPTLDPATPRVGPAGDPDRSLVTRSGPASPMDDAAPDRADGDVVDHHYPREEGRGTSRRPVVPILLGLLVLTAGLFAGALALGSVAIPVVEVWTVLTGGEPSTSSWSVIITDIRLPRAVTALVAGAGLSVAGLQLQTLFRNPLADPFVLGIASGASLGVALVSLAGSGSMFLGTLALGGSVSTAVAAAIGAGLVLGAVLTFARRIRSITSVLIIGLMAGYLAGSVVSLLLFFSDSDDFRAYLAWSLGSFRGVTWSELAVLVPAAVIGLLLAASTVKGLNALLLGERYAESVGVNVRAVRAAIIVSSSLLAGVITAFAGPIAFVGLAVPHLGRALLRTSDHRVLMPAVVLIGACVALGTEIIAGVPGQDLALPLNAVTPVLGAPVVIVVLMRLRRSAEVVLS